A DNA window from Acomys russatus chromosome 7, mAcoRus1.1, whole genome shotgun sequence contains the following coding sequences:
- the Lyve1 gene encoding lymphatic vessel endothelial hyaluronic acid receptor 1 produces the protein MMSKHLSLVLLLASIWTTRLLVQGAVEVHELSISICRIMGVALVGRKANPQLDFTEAGEACKALGLSLASKDQVEVAQKSGFETCSYGWVGGQISVIPRIFPNPKCGKNGKGVVTWNASPSQKFKAYCHNSSDTWVNSCIPEEITTFDPMFDTQTPSTEFSVSNSAHSTPHTDSTTQASATTRAPPSTSMARKTKMICVTEVYTEPYTIATETEPSIESGAAFKNEAAGFGGVPTTLLVLALLFFGAAAALAVCYVKRYVKAFPFTNKSEQKEMTETKAVKDEKGDDVNANEESKKSVKNPEEPKSPPKPAMRCLEAEV, from the exons ATGATGTCCAAGCACCTTAGCCTGGTGTTGCTTCTCGCTTCTATTTGGACCACTAGGCTCCTGGTCCAAGGTGCTGTCGAAGTGCACG aactttccatttCCATATGCAGAATCATGGGTGTCGCCCTTGTGGGCAGAAAGGCAAACCCACAGTTGGATTTCACGGAAGCCGGGGAGGCCTGTAAGGCGCTGGGACTGAGCCTGGCCAGCAAGGACCAGGTGGAAGTAGCACAGAAGTCTGGCTTCGAGACTTGCAG CTACGGATGGGTTGGAGGGCAGATCTCCGTCATCCCTCGGATTTTCCcaaatcccaagtgtgggaagaatgggaaaggTGTCGTGACTTGGAATGCTTCTCCTAGCCAGAAGTTCAAAGCCTATTGCCACAACTCATCTG ACACCTGGGTTAACTCGTGCATCCCAGAAGAAATCACCACATTCGACCCCATGTTCGACACTCAAACACCGTCAACCGAGTTTTCTGTCAGCAACAGTGCCCACTCAACTCCACACACGGACTCCACGACGCAAGCTTCTGCTACCACCCGGGCTCCGCCTTCCACCTCCATGGCCCGGAAGACAAAAATGATTTGTGTCACGGAAGTTTATACGGAACCATACACCATAGCTACAGAAACAGAGCCATCAATTGAAAGTGGAGCAGCATTCAAGAATGAAGCAGCTGGGTTTGGAG GTGTCCCCACAACCCTGCTGGTGTTGGCTCTCCTTTTCTTCGGTGCTGCAGCTGCTCTGGCTGTTTGCTACGTGAAAAG GTATGTGAAGGCCTTCCCTTTCACAAACAAGAGTGAACAGAAGGAAATGACCGAAACCAAGGCTGTAAAGGATGAGAAAGGTGATGACGTCAACGCTAATGAAGAATCAAAGAAGAGTGTTAAAAACCCAGAGGAGCCCAAGAGTCCACCCAAACCTGCGATGCGATGCTTAGAAGCTGAGGTTTAG